A single Candidatus Dadabacteria bacterium DNA region contains:
- the recG gene encoding ATP-dependent DNA helicase RecG, giving the protein MRGELEKILHSLETPLLFASRNNFSNLDKIPELGEDIRRISTRFLTGKFPEKIKTPVSALRNSFSDFKELTRSEKTERISSALAVIHGIRGAAARLPESDAPPRSRAPQSRQKKKNLPQSRDRGFFESVADVPGIGAKAASLLAKRSIRSVYDLLFYRPRKYDDRTKITSISEIVPEGFYTVRGKVVSIGDIRNRNRKFFQVLLSDGTQRLRLTWFNYNARYLRGIFKKERHFIIHGKVSLAPGGRILQMIHPLPQDIETIEDEDDIGNPLQFGRIVPVYPLTEGLTQKRLREIVRSMLDGYARSLKELVPKEIQEKHYLMDMPEALEQVHFPSAGFPPVDFDDPVSVMGSRAHRTIIFFEFFVLQLGLLMKKRKVEQSRGLSFDSSGVLTEKLLRSLPFSLTSAQEKAVSAIASDMVSPCPMNRLLQGDVGSGKTLVALVSMLRVVESGYQAALMVPTEILAEQHFRNIRRMTEDMGVEINLLKSGLTRKEKIRVYEDIKTGRADIVVGTHALISEGVEFKALGFVVIDEQHRFGVLQRAKLVHKGTAPDVLVMTATPIPRTLAITVYGDLELSVIDELPPSRKRINTFVLSDTRKNRTWFYDEIRKKLGEGRQAYFVYPFIEESENEDFRHIRHVTKMTEELRGEFPEFHVSLLHGRMKSKERDGVMEDFLARRCDILVSTTVIEVGVDVPNATVIVIENAERFGLSQLHQMRGRVGRGEHESTCYVLYSFASGEDSGERLRIMGETSNGFRISEADLANRGPGEFMGTKQSGVPGFSFGNLIRDSALLNEARESARELIGAGEDLGKHESLFRHVRTKWGEMLELDTNS; this is encoded by the coding sequence ATGCGGGGCGAGCTGGAAAAAATCCTGCATTCTCTGGAAACTCCACTTCTTTTTGCCTCAAGGAATAATTTTTCAAACCTTGACAAGATTCCCGAACTTGGAGAGGACATAAGGAGAATCTCAACTAGGTTTCTCACGGGAAAGTTTCCAGAGAAAATAAAAACTCCTGTTTCCGCACTCAGAAATTCTTTCTCCGATTTCAAAGAGCTTACGCGCTCGGAGAAAACAGAAAGGATATCTTCGGCTCTTGCCGTTATTCATGGAATAAGAGGTGCCGCGGCCCGACTGCCCGAATCGGATGCTCCGCCACGCTCCCGCGCTCCGCAATCTCGCCAGAAGAAAAAAAACCTCCCTCAAAGCCGGGATAGAGGCTTTTTCGAAAGCGTGGCCGATGTCCCGGGCATCGGGGCTAAGGCCGCGAGTCTTCTGGCCAAAAGATCCATACGAAGCGTCTACGACCTTCTTTTCTACCGTCCGAGAAAATATGATGACAGAACAAAGATAACCAGCATCTCGGAGATCGTTCCAGAGGGTTTCTACACGGTAAGAGGCAAGGTTGTTTCTATCGGGGACATAAGAAACAGAAACAGAAAATTTTTCCAGGTCTTGCTTTCTGACGGAACGCAGAGACTGAGACTCACCTGGTTTAACTACAATGCCCGCTACCTCAGGGGGATTTTCAAAAAAGAGAGGCATTTCATAATTCACGGCAAGGTATCGCTGGCCCCGGGAGGCAGGATTCTTCAGATGATTCATCCTCTTCCCCAGGATATTGAAACAATAGAAGACGAAGACGATATCGGAAACCCCCTTCAGTTTGGAAGAATAGTTCCCGTTTACCCGCTTACGGAGGGTCTTACGCAGAAAAGGCTGAGGGAAATAGTAAGAAGCATGCTCGACGGTTACGCACGGAGCCTCAAAGAGCTGGTCCCGAAGGAAATCCAGGAAAAGCACTATCTTATGGATATGCCCGAAGCCTTGGAGCAAGTACATTTTCCAAGTGCTGGTTTTCCACCCGTTGATTTTGACGACCCCGTGTCGGTCATGGGTTCGCGGGCTCACAGGACAATAATATTCTTCGAGTTTTTTGTTCTTCAGCTCGGACTTCTGATGAAGAAACGGAAGGTTGAGCAAAGCAGGGGCTTGTCGTTTGACTCAAGCGGCGTTCTCACGGAAAAACTTCTCCGCTCGCTTCCTTTCAGTCTCACTTCGGCTCAGGAAAAGGCGGTCTCGGCAATTGCTTCCGATATGGTTTCCCCATGCCCGATGAACAGGCTTCTGCAGGGGGACGTGGGGAGCGGAAAAACGCTGGTTGCCCTTGTCTCGATGCTCCGTGTGGTTGAGTCCGGCTACCAGGCCGCTCTCATGGTCCCCACGGAAATACTGGCCGAGCAGCATTTTCGCAACATCAGGCGAATGACCGAAGACATGGGAGTGGAGATTAATCTTCTCAAAAGCGGGCTCACGCGGAAAGAAAAGATCCGGGTTTATGAAGATATAAAAACCGGGCGTGCCGATATAGTCGTGGGAACCCACGCCCTGATTTCAGAAGGGGTGGAATTCAAGGCCCTGGGGTTTGTCGTAATAGACGAGCAGCACAGGTTCGGGGTTCTCCAGAGGGCCAAGCTTGTGCACAAGGGAACGGCTCCCGATGTGCTTGTGATGACGGCTACCCCGATTCCGAGAACCCTGGCCATTACCGTGTATGGGGATCTTGAACTCTCCGTGATCGATGAGCTTCCTCCCTCGAGAAAGAGGATAAATACCTTTGTTCTCAGCGATACGCGGAAAAACCGGACATGGTTTTACGATGAGATAAGAAAGAAGCTTGGCGAGGGGCGCCAGGCGTATTTTGTCTATCCGTTCATAGAAGAGTCCGAGAATGAGGATTTCAGGCATATAAGACATGTGACCAAAATGACGGAAGAGCTTCGCGGAGAGTTCCCCGAATTTCATGTTTCACTTCTTCACGGCAGGATGAAAAGCAAGGAAAGAGACGGGGTGATGGAGGATTTTCTGGCGAGGCGGTGCGATATCCTGGTTTCCACCACCGTGATAGAGGTCGGGGTCGATGTTCCCAACGCTACTGTAATCGTCATAGAGAACGCGGAGCGCTTCGGACTCTCGCAGCTTCACCAGATGAGGGGAAGAGTGGGAAGGGGAGAACATGAATCGACCTGCTACGTCCTATATTCGTTCGCGTCGGGGGAGGATTCCGGGGAGAGGCTGAGGATAATGGGGGAGACTTCAAATGGATTCAGAATTTCCGAGGCTGACCTAGCTAACAGGGGCCCCGGGGAATTCATGGGCACTAAGCAGTCAGGTGTTCCGGGCTTCAGCTTCGGGAATCTGATCAGGGATTCCGCTCTTTTGAACGAAGCCAGA